The following proteins come from a genomic window of Flavobacterium crocinum:
- a CDS encoding AraC family transcriptional regulator — protein MKKENLYEPFTVSFETLNEYPDVGDRHNFFELVYILEGTGRQCINKNIFEYDPGHLFLLTPEDCHNFTIETETKFFFLRFNDIYLKNSSLQNENVQRLEYILQNANHQPGCILKNDPDKCLVKVMIEAICREHQDKDVYNQELIQQLVNTLIIIVARNIAKYLPEQVNIGTEAKAMDILQYIQNNIYFPEKIKAESISDYFGISNTYLGRYFKKHASETMQQYISNYKTKLIEHRLQFSDKRINEIAYEFGFTDESHFNKFFRKQKGYSPSEFRKTIRLSA, from the coding sequence ATGAAAAAAGAGAATTTATACGAGCCTTTTACGGTTTCTTTTGAAACTTTAAACGAATATCCCGATGTGGGTGATCGCCATAATTTCTTTGAACTGGTTTATATTTTAGAAGGTACGGGAAGACAATGTATTAATAAGAATATTTTTGAATACGATCCAGGGCATTTGTTTTTATTGACGCCAGAAGATTGTCATAATTTTACCATTGAAACGGAAACAAAGTTTTTCTTTTTGAGGTTTAATGATATTTATTTGAAAAATTCGAGTCTGCAAAACGAGAATGTACAGCGATTGGAATATATTCTTCAAAATGCGAATCATCAGCCGGGTTGTATTCTTAAAAATGATCCTGATAAATGTCTGGTGAAAGTGATGATTGAGGCAATCTGTCGCGAACATCAGGATAAAGATGTTTACAATCAGGAATTGATTCAGCAATTGGTCAATACACTGATTATTATTGTGGCGAGAAATATTGCGAAATATCTTCCGGAGCAGGTTAATATTGGTACAGAGGCAAAGGCAATGGATATTCTGCAGTACATTCAGAACAATATTTATTTTCCTGAAAAAATTAAAGCGGAATCGATTAGTGATTATTTTGGGATTTCGAATACGTATTTAGGGCGTTATTTTAAGAAACATGCGAGTGAAACTATGCAGCAATATATTAGTAATTATAAAACGAAACTGATTGAGCATCGTTTGCAGTTTAGTGATAAACGTATTAATGAAATTGCGTATGAATTTGGTTTTACGGATGAAAGCCACTTTAATAAGTTTTTTAGAAAGCAAAAAGGGTATAGTCCGTCTGAGTTTAGAAAGACGATTCGATTGAGTGCTTAG
- a CDS encoding aldo/keto reductase — MEYRKLGNSELELSAITYGAFAIGGTMWGGTEKKDSIESVQASIDHGVTTIDTAPFYGFGLSEEMIGEAIKPYDRSKVQLLTKFGLVWDGSNNGKGDFFFDADDNGKQVPIYKYSSKENVIKEIEESLKRLKTDYIDLLQIHWPDSTTPISETMEAVETLIQQGKIKAFGVSNYNIEQIKEAQKTVQIASDQVAYSMLNRSIEKDLLPFTIAENIGIIAYSPMERGLLTGKYFTDSKLKENDHRNGYFGKFDLQKVKTLIEELSSLANDKHISIAQLVLRWTTLQKGIAIVLAGARNAEQAISNAKTMDFDLSASELTFINEAIAKID; from the coding sequence ATGGAATATAGAAAATTAGGCAATTCAGAACTAGAATTATCAGCCATAACATACGGCGCTTTTGCTATTGGCGGAACCATGTGGGGCGGAACCGAAAAGAAAGATTCAATCGAGTCAGTTCAGGCTTCTATCGACCACGGCGTAACCACAATCGACACTGCTCCTTTTTACGGATTTGGTTTAAGCGAAGAAATGATCGGAGAAGCTATAAAACCTTACGATCGTTCAAAAGTGCAGTTGCTTACTAAATTCGGTTTAGTTTGGGACGGAAGCAACAACGGAAAAGGAGACTTCTTTTTTGATGCTGATGATAACGGAAAACAAGTGCCTATTTACAAATACTCATCCAAAGAAAATGTAATTAAAGAAATCGAAGAAAGCTTAAAACGCCTTAAAACTGATTATATCGATTTACTGCAAATTCACTGGCCAGACAGCACAACGCCAATTTCTGAAACTATGGAAGCAGTTGAAACCTTAATTCAACAAGGAAAAATCAAAGCTTTTGGAGTAAGTAATTACAATATCGAACAAATCAAAGAAGCACAAAAAACGGTTCAGATCGCATCAGATCAGGTGGCCTACAGTATGTTAAACAGAAGCATCGAAAAAGACTTGCTTCCGTTTACCATCGCAGAAAATATCGGAATCATTGCGTACAGTCCAATGGAAAGAGGTTTATTGACAGGGAAATATTTCACCGACAGCAAATTAAAAGAAAACGATCACCGCAACGGCTACTTCGGAAAATTTGATTTACAAAAAGTAAAAACTCTAATCGAAGAATTAAGTTCACTGGCAAACGACAAACACATTTCTATCGCACAATTGGTATTACGTTGGACAACATTACAAAAAGGAATCGCAATTGTATTAGCCGGAGCAAGAAATGCAGAACAAGCCATTTCAAACGCCAAAACAATGGATTTCGATTTATCAGCATCGGAACTTACATTCATCAATGAAGCTATTGCTAAAATAGACTAA